In Desulfuromonas thiophila, the DNA window GACTGCGGCGATTAATTTAGGTACAGATTTATGGAGCTTTCCCGATGTTGGGAATTCGAGACCACCGGTATGAAATTGCCTTTCCTCAAATTGAGCGAGGGGATTATCGTAAAGCAATATGTGTCCACATGTTTCACAGACAGCAACAAAGGTTCCCCACGGATGCTCGTCTACTGAGTTATCGGAAATCGACCATGATTTCTCATAGTAATTTTGAGAGTGGATAAGTCTTTGAGGCGCCTTGTTTCCGCAGTGCGGACAATAAGCAACTTTTCTTATTGTTTCAGTCATCTTGCTCCTCAATTTTCAAGGCATAACGCTGCCATAAACGGCGCGAGCTTGCGAGCGTCCGGCGACCGAAGGGAGCGAATTTGATGGCCTTGTTATGTATCAACTTGATGCGTGTGCAACTTTATCTGGGTTTAACACAAAGCCTGACTCTTTTAATCTATTTGCCAGCCTAGGAACCGTTTCCTTAACGTGATTATTGAAAGGAATATATAGGATGCCATCAGCATCAGACGGCTTTTCAATATGGCCTTTTACTAGAATTGCCATATTCCTCCTGCCAATAGATGAAATTAACATTCCCATTTCCAGTACTACGTTTTGCCGCGCTCTAGGCTGAATTGAATCAGGGCCATGACTTTGTGCGTAACCCATATCATCGGGCGTCATTAGCACTATACCGAAAGAGGTTGCAGTTGAGTTTTGACCAATCTTTGCCTCTAAGGATTCGATTATTGTTAAGCCACCACCGCCACTATTTTGAAGAACAAAGTGATCTATTCCGAGTTTATGAAGCACTAGCTCTAATTGTTCTCTAGCTGTTTCATCATGCCCATGTACAACAAATACTTGCTTGGAAGTAGCTGGTGCCACCATACTTTCTAATGCAGGTTGACCTGTAGATGTACCGGCTGGACTTGGTGCGGGTGAAGTTGAGCCAGAATATTGGTTGTAATCTTCCTCAAATTTTGACTTTAAAGCAGGACTTGCTTGAATTTGAAGTGTCCCATTTCGATACAGATTTATTGTCTCGCCTTCTTCTGTCTTTATCTGATGCATGTTTCCTTTATCGGATGATGATTTTATTTTTCTTCCGATTGTAGCGGAACCGGTTCCCTGGACACAAGTTTAGCTTACGCCGCCTGACGGATTTCATCAGGTGATCTGAAGCCGTTTTTCTCAACACGCCATTCGCTGTTGTAAAGCTCCACGAAGGTCTTCACGGCTTCGCGAACGTCGGTGATGTTACGGAAAACCCGGCCATAGATGGCCTGC includes these proteins:
- a CDS encoding TIR domain-containing protein; translation: MHQIKTEEGETINLYRNGTLQIQASPALKSKFEEDYNQYSGSTSPAPSPAGTSTGQPALESMVAPATSKQVFVVHGHDETAREQLELVLHKLGIDHFVLQNSGGGGLTIIESLEAKIGQNSTATSFGIVLMTPDDMGYAQSHGPDSIQPRARQNVVLEMGMLISSIGRRNMAILVKGHIEKPSDADGILYIPFNNHVKETVPRLANRLKESGFVLNPDKVAHASS